A window of the Enterobacteriaceae bacterium 4M9 genome harbors these coding sequences:
- the murI gene encoding glutamate racemase, with protein MATKLQDGNIPCLAATPSDAKPTVLVFDSGVGGLSVYDEVRQLLPNLHYIYAFDNVAFPYGEKSEEFIVERVVDIVGAVHRQHPMAMAIIACNTASTVSLPALREKFDFPVVGVVPAIKPAARLTANGIVGLLATRATVRRPYTHELISRFATECRIEMLGSAELVEMAEAKLHGAEVPLDELRKILRPWLRMPEPPDTVVLGCTHFPLLADELMQVLPEGTRLVDSGAAIARRTAWLLENEAPQRLSADENSAFCMALTHETAQLLPVLQRYGFNSLAKLDV; from the coding sequence ATGGCTACCAAACTGCAGGACGGGAATATACCTTGTCTGGCAGCTACACCTTCTGATGCAAAGCCCACCGTGCTGGTGTTTGACTCCGGCGTCGGTGGGCTTTCTGTGTATGACGAAGTTCGCCAGCTTCTGCCCAATCTCCACTATATCTACGCGTTTGATAATGTCGCTTTCCCTTATGGCGAAAAGAGCGAGGAGTTTATTGTTGAGCGCGTGGTGGATATTGTTGGCGCTGTGCACCGTCAGCATCCAATGGCGATGGCGATTATTGCCTGTAACACGGCCAGTACCGTCTCGCTGCCAGCCTTACGTGAGAAGTTCGATTTCCCGGTCGTTGGCGTAGTGCCCGCTATCAAGCCTGCGGCACGTTTGACGGCAAACGGCATAGTTGGCCTGCTTGCTACACGCGCCACGGTGCGCCGCCCTTATACGCATGAGCTTATCTCTCGCTTTGCGACGGAATGCCGCATTGAAATGCTGGGCTCTGCCGAGCTGGTGGAGATGGCAGAAGCGAAGTTGCACGGTGCTGAGGTACCGCTGGACGAGCTACGCAAAATATTGCGTCCCTGGCTACGTATGCCTGAGCCGCCGGATACTGTGGTACTCGGTTGTACTCACTTTCCTTTGCTGGCTGATGAACTGATGCAGGTGTTGCCTGAGGGAACGCGTCTGGTGGACTCCGGGGCGGCGATTGCGCGTAGAACGGCCTGGCTGCTTGAGAACGAAGCGCCGCAGAGATTATCCGCTGATGAAAATAGTGCGTTTTGTATGGCACTAACGCATGAAACAGCGCAACTGCTGCCAGTTTTGCAACGTTATGGCTTTAACTCACTGGCAAAACTGGATGTTTAG